In one Fusarium falciforme chromosome 5, complete sequence genomic region, the following are encoded:
- a CDS encoding Nudix hydrolase domain-containing protein: MRLIAGAFRNSRPTSSPSRLISRNRAIFSLFSFFLHTMSTTVKSHNIPLTLPEGLSQEQLNSFRPFNNWIDTLTNSLRLQSDASHPFHKDPYALRSITIQSYDLFGPRVGFIKLTATVSNGAGETLPAAALLRGPSVAMLFMLVPDDVPPESDERYVVLTVQPRVPAGSLGFVELPAGMVDDMGSFKGAAAQEIQEELGVTIHEDELTSLSDLAIPNSDNTEGLANAMFPSPGGCDEHITIFSHERRIPREQLKEWSGRLTGLRSHGEKITLKVVPMRDAWREGARDAKCLAALALWQGLRQEKKV; encoded by the exons ATGAGATTGATCGCAGGCGCATTCAGAAACTCGAGACCTACATCTTCACCGTCTCGCCTCATCAGCCGCAATCGAGCGATATTTTCGCTGTTTTCATTCTTCCTCCACACCATGTCGACTACGGTCAAGTCTCATAATATTCCGCTCACTTTGCCTGAGGGGCTTTCGCAGGAGCAGCTCAACTCATTCAGGCCTTTCAAC AACTGGATTGATACCTTGACAAACTCACTGCGTCTCCAATCCGACGCGTCTCATCCCTTCCACAAAGATCCCTATGCCCTGcgctccatcaccatccaatCCTACGACCTATTCGGCCCAAGAGTAGGCTTCATCAAGCTCACAGCCACAGTCTCCAACGGCGCCGGCGAGACGTTACCAGCCGCCGCGCTGCTTCGCGGTCCTAGCGTCGCTATGCTCTTCATGCTCGTCCCAGATGATGTACCGCCAGAGTCGGATGAGCGGTATGTCGTTCTTACGGTTCAGCCTCGTGTTCCGGCTGGGAGTCTCGGGTTTGTAGAGTTGCCCGCGGGAATGGTGGATGATATGGGGAGTTTCAAGGGTGCTGCTGCGCAAGAGATACAAGAAGAGCTCGGCGTAACCATACACGAGGATGAACTAACCTCCCTAAGCGACCTGGCAATTCCCAACAGCGACAACACCGAAGGCCTCGCGAATGCCATGTTTCCCAGCCCGGGAGGTTGCGATGAGCACATCACCATTTTCAGCCACGAGCGCAGGATTCCCCGTGAGCAGCTGAAAGAATGGAGCGGACGCCTCACAGGATTGAGGTCTCACGGTGAAAAGATCACGCTCAAGGTTGTGCCTATGAGGGATGCTTGGAGGGAGGGTGCTCGTGATGCAAAGTGTCTGGCGGCGCTTGCTCTCTGGCAGGGACTTCgccaggagaagaaggtgtAA
- a CDS encoding Nudix hydrolase domain-containing protein: MSVSGSKVVSTGPLPEEEARWIKLSKYGLISHISELADLSRITYTDPKDVTRTWESAERRTRPKDADIDGVGIVAILDKPTGKEIILQKQYRPPIDMVAIEVPAGLIDEAETVEQCAVRELREETGYVGEVTETSPMMFNDPGFCNTNLRMVHVSIDMSLPENQNLKPELEENEFIEVFTVKLADLWDECKKLEAEGYAIDARVGTLAEGVLLAHRFKL; the protein is encoded by the exons ATGTCTGTTTCTGGTTCTAAAGTTGTCTCAACAGGGCCTCTG ccagaggaagaggcccgCTGGATCAAGCTCTCCAAGTACGGCCTCATCTCACACATCTCCGAACTCGCTGACCTCTCAAGAATCACATACACAGACCCAAAGGACGTCACTAGAACATGGGAATCCGCTGAGCGCCGCACCCGTCCCAAGGACGCAGACATTGACGGCGTCGGCATCGTCGCCATTCTCGATAAGCCTACCGGCAAAGAGATCATCCTCCAGAAGCAGTACCGTCCTCCCATCGACATGGTCGCGATCGAGGTCCCTGCAGGCCTCATCGATGAGGCTGAAACAGTCGAGCAATGCGCCGTGCGTGAGCTCAGAGAGGAAACGGGCTATGTGGGAGAGGTCACGGAGACGTCGCCCATGATGTTCAACGATCCTGGCTTTTGCAACACCAACCTTCGCATGGTCCACGTGAGCATCGACATGTCGCTTCCCGAAAACCAGAATCTCAAGCCCGAACTTGAGGAGAACGAGTTTATCGAGGTGTTTACCGTCAAGTTGGCTGATCTATGGGACGAGTGCAAGAAACTCGAGGCAGAGGGCTACGCCATTGACGCCCGCGTGGGAACTCTGGCCGAGGGAGTCCTCCTAGCTCATCGATTCAAGCTATAA
- a CDS encoding GH16 domain-containing protein, with protein sequence MSSPKSFLASILTALPIALASCNGARAATVDDSQCDCYVADNRYYAGHMFWDFRSLSQYAKVPALIQTQQGNADADFSSSFFNWESEFGQTWGLQNWENGNSEFPMQNSYNNIYIEKNTDSSPASDTFMTMRTARHKGFQSAAEFESINKYHYASMRMYARTKGSPGACTAMFTYLGGEKLADVQEADIEVLTSDPKGLIHYTNQPSYTEEGEEVVGASKAVTMPDGVKWTDWAAHRMDWTPKETVWKVNGKQTWVNSFQVPRDPAQFSFNAWSDGGDWTGTMAEGGVAYQQIQWIEILHGQADKATCKRVCSVDSGSEVGKPVRV encoded by the coding sequence atgtctTCTCCCAAGTCCTTCCTCGCCTCCATCCTCACGGCTCTGCCCATCGCCCTCGCAAGCTGCAACGGCGCCAGGGCAGCCACAGTCGATGACTCCCAATGCGACTGCTACGTAGCCGACAACAGATATTACGCCGGCCACATGTTCTGGGACTTTCGCTCTCTGTCCCAGTACGCAAAGGTCCCAGCTTTGATCCAGACCCAGCAGGGAAACGCCGACGCAGACTTTTCTAGCTCGTTCTTCAACTGGGAGTCTGAATTTGGTCAGACTTGGGGTCTGCAGAACTGGGAGAATGGAAACTCAGAGTTTCCGATGCAGAACTCTTATAACAATATTTATATTGAGAAGAATACCGACAGCTCGCCTGCCAGCGACACCTTCATGACGATGCGAACTGCTCGTCACAAGGGATTCCAGTCTGCGGCAGAGTTTGAGTCCATCAACAAGTATCACTACGCTTCTATGCGGATGTACGCTCGCACCAAGGGTTCTCCCGGTGCCTGTACAGCCATGTTCACATACCTCGGCGGCGAAAAGCTAGCCGACGTGCAAGAAGCCGACATTGAAGTCCTGACTTCAGACCCCAAGGGTCTCATCCACTACACGAACCAACCTTCCTACACGGAGGAAGGCGAGGAGGTCGTGGGAGCCAGCAAGGCCGTCACGATGCCCGACGGCGTCAAGTGGACAGACTGGGCCGCGCACCGAATGGACTGGACACCGAAGGAAACGGTCTGGAAGGTTAATGGCAAGCAGACTTGGGTGAACTCTTTCCAGGTTCCACGCGATCCGGCGCAGTTCAGCTTTAATGCTTGGAGCGATGGTGGTGACTGGACCGGTACTATGGCTGAGGGCGGCGTGGCTTATCAGCAGATTCAGTGGATTGAAATTCTGCACGGTCAGGCGGATAAGGCTACTTGCAAGAGGGTTTGCAGTGTTGATTCAGGCAGCGAAGTTGGAAAGCCTGTCCGTGTTTAG